One segment of Acidobacteriota bacterium DNA contains the following:
- a CDS encoding prepilin-type N-terminal cleavage/methylation domain-containing protein gives MRKQKGFSLIELLIVVAIILIIAAIAIPNLLRARIAANEASAVSSVRTVNTAEVSYNSAYPTVGYSATLNTLGSGGTCPTPPTQAQACLVDDVLAITHVKTGYTFTYQVVAGTGPNVGYAVEGNPTALNQSGVRSFCSFADAVIRFQASGGGLVTCPSATPPLQ, from the coding sequence ATGCGGAAACAAAAGGGCTTTTCATTAATCGAACTGCTAATCGTAGTAGCTATCATTTTGATCATTGCGGCAATTGCGATCCCGAACTTGCTACGGGCTCGTATCGCGGCCAACGAGGCTTCGGCGGTGTCATCCGTTCGCACCGTAAACACAGCGGAAGTCAGCTATAACTCGGCGTATCCGACGGTGGGCTACTCTGCCACGTTGAACACGCTTGGATCCGGCGGAACCTGCCCGACGCCTCCGACACAAGCGCAAGCGTGCCTGGTGGATGACGTTTTGGCAATCACACACGTCAAGACTGGCTACACGTTCACCTACCAGGTGGTCGCGGGCACCGGACCAAACGTAGGCTATGCGGTCGAGGGCAATCCAACCGCGTTGAACCAGAGTGGTGTTCGCAGTTTCTGTTCTTTCGCAGATGCGGTGATTCGTTTTCAAGCGTCCGGTGGCGGTCTCGTGACCTGCCCCAGCGCGACTCCTCCGCTCCAGTAA
- a CDS encoding prepilin-type N-terminal cleavage/methylation domain-containing protein yields MQKQKGFSLIELLIVVAIILIIAAIAIPNLLRARIAANESSAVSSVRTVNTAEVSYNSAYPTVGYSATLDALGSGGTCPTPPTQAQACLVDDVLAITKVKTGYTFTYQVVAGTGPNVGYAIEGNPTALNQSGVRSFCSFADAVIRFQASGGGLVTCPSATPPLQ; encoded by the coding sequence ATTCAGAAACAGAAGGGCTTTTCTCTTATCGAGTTGCTGATCGTCGTGGCGATCATCCTGATCATCGCGGCTATCGCAATCCCGAACTTGCTGCGCGCTCGCATCGCAGCCAACGAGTCTTCGGCGGTCTCGTCGGTTCGTACCGTCAATACAGCGGAAGTGAGCTATAACTCGGCTTATCCTACGGTCGGCTACTCCGCCACACTCGATGCCTTGGGCTCGGGCGGCACCTGCCCGACTCCTCCCACGCAGGCTCAGGCCTGTTTGGTTGACGATGTTCTGGCGATCACCAAGGTGAAGACTGGCTATACCTTCACGTATCAGGTTGTGGCTGGAACTGGTCCGAACGTCGGCTACGCGATCGAAGGCAATCCGACTGCATTGAACCAGAGCGGCGTGCGCAGCTTCTGCTCGTTTGCAGACGCTGTCATCCGTTTCCAGGCGTCGGGCGGCGGTCTGGTCACTTGCCCGAGCGCTACGCCTCCGCTTCAGTAG
- a CDS encoding prepilin-type N-terminal cleavage/methylation domain-containing protein — protein sequence MRKQKGFSLIELLIVVAIILIIAAIAIPNLLRARIAANESSAVSSVRTVNTAEVSYNSAYPTVGYSATLDVLGSGGTCPTPPTQTQACLVDDVLAVTKVKTGYTFTYQVVAGTGPNVGYAVEGNPTALNQSGVRSFCSFADAVIRFQASGGGLVTCPSATPPLQ from the coding sequence ATGCGGAAACAGAAGGGTTTTTCACTTATCGAATTGCTGATCGTGGTGGCGATCATCCTGATCATCGCTGCTATCGCGATTCCGAACTTGCTGCGTGCACGTATTGCAGCGAACGAGTCCTCGGCGGTCTCGTCGGTTCGCACCGTCAACACAGCTGAAGTCAGCTATAACTCGGCCTATCCGACCGTGGGCTACTCGGCCACGCTGGACGTTCTTGGCTCCGGCGGCACCTGCCCGACGCCTCCGACCCAGACTCAGGCCTGCTTGGTTGACGACGTTCTCGCCGTCACCAAGGTAAAGACTGGCTACACCTTCACGTATCAGGTTGTTGCTGGAACTGGTCCGAACGTTGGGTACGCTGTTGAAGGCAACCCGACCGCGTTGAACCAGAGCGGCGTGCGCAGCTTCTGCTCGTTCGCAGACGCTGTCATCCGTTTCCAGGCGTCCGGCGGCGGTCTCGTGACCTGCCCCAGCGCTACGCCTCCTCTGCAGTAA
- a CDS encoding ABC transporter ATP-binding protein codes for MLAIETNNLEKTYAVGFWRKKPRIALHPLNLTVQEGEVFGFLGPNGAGKTTTLKLLMGLVFPTSGSARVLGMEVDDVRVKAQIGFLPEQPYFYDYLTARELLEYYAQLSGVPAKERATRVDNMLARVGLADAARTQLRKFSKGMLQRVGLAQAILHDPKLVFLDEPMSGLDPMGRREVRELIEQLKREGKTVFFSTHILSDAEALCDRVAVIQKGELRGVGAVADLTRQVQGKIEIIFTGRAVPTALSSLGAEAHASGDVVIAVLREDHQDAALDILRREKLRLISLTPVRKSLEEYYVQKLQPQESGRGVGA; via the coding sequence ATGCTCGCCATCGAAACCAACAATCTGGAGAAGACTTACGCCGTTGGGTTCTGGCGCAAGAAACCACGGATTGCACTCCATCCGCTGAACCTGACCGTTCAGGAAGGCGAAGTATTCGGTTTTCTAGGCCCCAACGGTGCCGGGAAAACCACGACTTTGAAACTACTCATGGGCCTGGTTTTTCCGACCAGCGGATCGGCTCGGGTTCTCGGCATGGAAGTCGACGATGTCCGCGTCAAAGCACAAATCGGATTCCTGCCCGAACAGCCCTATTTCTACGATTATCTGACTGCCAGGGAATTGCTGGAATATTACGCCCAGCTTTCGGGTGTGCCGGCAAAAGAACGCGCCACTCGCGTAGACAATATGCTCGCGCGAGTTGGACTCGCGGATGCGGCACGTACGCAATTGCGCAAGTTTTCGAAAGGCATGCTGCAACGCGTGGGACTGGCACAAGCGATCCTCCACGACCCCAAGCTGGTCTTTCTGGATGAGCCCATGTCGGGCCTGGATCCGATGGGCCGGCGCGAAGTCCGCGAACTGATCGAGCAATTGAAGCGGGAAGGAAAAACCGTTTTCTTTTCCACGCACATTCTTTCGGACGCGGAAGCGCTCTGTGATCGCGTGGCGGTGATCCAGAAGGGCGAATTGCGTGGAGTGGGAGCGGTGGCGGATCTGACCAGGCAAGTGCAAGGCAAGATCGAAATCATTTTTACCGGCCGCGCTGTCCCGACCGCGCTGTCGAGTTTAGGGGCTGAAGCTCATGCCAGCGGAGATGTGGTAATCGCGGTGTTGCGGGAAGATCATCAGGATGCAGCACTAGATATCCTACGGCGCGAAAAGCTTCGCCTCATCTCGTTGACTCCAGTGCGCAAATCCCTGGAAGAGTATTACGTACAGAAACTTCAGCCGCAGGAAAGCGGTCGGGGAGTGGGCGCATGA
- a CDS encoding ABC transporter permease subunit, with product MNSRIAHIAFNTFREAVRDRVLYNLIAFALLLSGAAILVGQISIDIERLVVVNLGLTAVTLFGVVIAIFIGIGLVSKEIEKRTLYTVLSRPVRRWEFVVGKFFGLTGTLVVNTFFMAIGVFLALLYVAHHFQLSDVGILAALYFIVLQFFMVCSLALLFSSFSSPMLAAVFTFALFVIGNLSEDLRGFAAVAKGVGGWVATTVGYLVPNFSALNVISQVAHGEAITGRLILYNSVYALLYSAMAISGAVLIFQRRNLK from the coding sequence ATGAACTCGAGAATCGCTCATATCGCATTCAATACGTTTCGCGAAGCGGTGCGAGACCGCGTTCTCTATAACCTGATTGCCTTCGCGCTTCTACTCTCGGGCGCAGCAATTCTCGTCGGACAGATCTCCATCGACATTGAGCGCCTGGTGGTTGTGAACCTGGGGCTGACAGCCGTGACGCTATTTGGCGTCGTGATCGCGATCTTCATCGGCATCGGACTGGTTTCGAAAGAGATTGAAAAACGGACTCTCTACACCGTGCTCTCACGGCCGGTGCGGCGCTGGGAATTTGTCGTCGGCAAGTTCTTCGGACTCACGGGCACGCTGGTTGTGAACACGTTCTTCATGGCGATCGGAGTGTTCCTGGCGCTGCTCTATGTCGCGCATCACTTCCAACTCAGCGACGTGGGAATTCTGGCGGCTCTGTACTTTATCGTCCTGCAATTTTTCATGGTGTGTTCGCTGGCGCTTCTGTTCTCGTCCTTTTCATCGCCGATGCTGGCGGCGGTTTTCACGTTTGCGCTCTTCGTGATCGGAAATCTTTCCGAAGACTTGCGCGGATTTGCCGCAGTCGCCAAAGGGGTTGGAGGATGGGTGGCGACTACGGTCGGCTATCTGGTTCCTAATTTTTCCGCATTGAATGTAATCAGCCAGGTGGCTCATGGGGAAGCGATCACGGGGCGCCTGATCCTCTACAACAGCGTGTACGCGTTGCTATATTCGGCGATGGCCATCTCGGGAGCGGTGTTGATCTTCCAACGCCGGAATCTGAAATGA
- a CDS encoding methyltransferase domain-containing protein, with amino-acid sequence MIARSEDYVEYCREVAQGIRDVGDLALRGKNTSEITRRVNAGIIREVGLTPADDLVDVGCGDGTLLRLAHESGVANAIGLLATEEEAALVRRRGLEVRQGFTHSLPVADACASVVVCNNVLLVVPRERIPESLREIERIARPGARVYLGEIPFVPGPPPEPEFETVRETLTYLFGEYGTRAALGMARRMIFWKLTGKPMIIRSGSSVSFYAEPSEFVAMAEEAGLELVRYWPHDWPEGRFNYLFRKPSDFDHDAFDVKDDPGSELELTSVSRLSAAEVRNSAVSPW; translated from the coding sequence ATGATTGCCCGCTCTGAAGACTACGTGGAGTACTGCCGCGAAGTCGCCCAAGGAATTCGCGATGTTGGGGATCTCGCCCTGCGCGGCAAGAACACCAGCGAAATTACGCGCCGCGTCAATGCTGGAATCATCCGTGAAGTTGGATTGACTCCCGCCGACGACCTGGTCGACGTTGGTTGCGGCGATGGTACTTTGTTACGCCTTGCGCACGAATCAGGAGTCGCGAACGCGATCGGACTACTGGCCACGGAAGAAGAAGCGGCACTCGTGCGCCGCCGCGGCTTGGAGGTGCGTCAAGGATTCACGCACAGTCTGCCCGTGGCCGATGCCTGCGCATCGGTCGTGGTCTGCAACAATGTGTTGTTGGTCGTGCCCAGGGAACGTATCCCAGAAAGTTTGCGAGAGATCGAACGCATCGCAAGGCCCGGTGCCCGCGTCTATCTGGGCGAGATTCCGTTTGTGCCTGGGCCGCCGCCCGAACCGGAGTTCGAAACCGTTCGCGAAACACTGACCTACCTGTTCGGAGAATACGGGACACGCGCGGCGCTCGGAATGGCCCGCCGCATGATCTTCTGGAAACTGACAGGCAAGCCAATGATCATTCGCAGTGGCTCTTCTGTTTCGTTTTACGCCGAGCCTTCGGAGTTCGTTGCCATGGCGGAAGAAGCGGGACTGGAGTTGGTCCGCTATTGGCCCCATGACTGGCCGGAAGGACGCTTCAACTACCTGTTTCGGAAGCCGTCAGATTTCGATCACGACGCGTTCGATGTTAAGGACGATCCGGGAAGTGAACTGGAGCTTACTTCTGTTTCTCGGCTTTCGGCTGCGGAGGTTCGTAATTCAGCGGTGTCCCCTTGGTGA
- a CDS encoding class I SAM-dependent methyltransferase, whose amino-acid sequence MSSFPQQLSRAIAERWREESARGNSLSATGAILRELYGFVRDSTPERRRSRYGDMDYDWEHRVNTTSGSVGWQERLLGVFHSAYQPTDAEAFHEMMAALPIDFGEFTFIDIGSGKGRTLLMASAYPFRRIIGVELLPELHRAAAENIAVYRNDDQRCKQIESLSADAREFEFPLEPLVVYLFNPLPSAGLERLLANLGESLQHKPRAVYVVYHNPLLKELLETCAWLTKVGNTTNSVIYRNSAFPQNPP is encoded by the coding sequence GTGTCCAGTTTTCCCCAGCAGCTGTCGAGAGCGATTGCGGAGCGGTGGCGGGAGGAATCCGCGCGCGGCAATTCGCTATCGGCGACCGGCGCGATTCTGCGCGAGCTTTACGGCTTCGTACGCGACTCTACTCCCGAGCGAAGGCGCAGCCGATATGGCGACATGGACTACGACTGGGAACATCGCGTCAACACAACCAGCGGCTCAGTCGGTTGGCAGGAGCGCCTGCTGGGAGTGTTTCATTCAGCCTATCAGCCGACCGATGCCGAAGCATTTCACGAAATGATGGCGGCGTTACCCATCGACTTCGGTGAGTTCACTTTCATCGACATCGGATCCGGCAAAGGGCGCACGTTGTTGATGGCGTCGGCCTATCCGTTTCGAAGAATCATCGGTGTTGAACTCTTGCCGGAACTGCACCGCGCAGCTGCGGAAAACATTGCCGTGTATCGGAATGACGATCAGCGATGCAAGCAGATCGAGTCGCTGTCGGCGGATGCTCGCGAGTTTGAATTTCCTCTCGAGCCACTGGTGGTGTACTTGTTCAATCCGTTGCCGTCCGCCGGTTTAGAGCGCCTTCTCGCAAATCTCGGCGAATCTTTGCAGCACAAACCGCGAGCGGTCTATGTGGTCTACCACAATCCCCTGCTGAAGGAACTGTTGGAAACATGTGCCTGGCTGACGAAGGTTGGGAACACCACCAACTCTGTCATCTACCGCAACAGTGCATTCCCACAAAACCCGCCGTAG
- a CDS encoding outer membrane lipoprotein carrier protein LolA, with amino-acid sequence MTAKIHFGVTLVSKRAANISVRLLRTVVAVLVLAGPLAMQAQDIRPIARAVDEHYNHLRSLQTDFTEIYRGDGAERTETGTLWLKKPRKMRWEYRSPKEKLFVSDGKVVWFYLPAEKQLRKTEFRKLDDLRSPIAFLLGKTKLENELAGLSKVADQAPMNPDNTLLRGVPKAMAERISEVLLEVTPSSQLARIVFTEVDGASTEFRFASPKEDLEISDRQFLFTPPPGVETVEGELGQ; translated from the coding sequence ATGACTGCGAAGATTCACTTCGGCGTAACCCTTGTCTCCAAGCGAGCGGCTAATATTTCGGTCCGACTCTTGAGGACCGTGGTGGCCGTTCTTGTTCTGGCTGGGCCTTTGGCGATGCAGGCACAGGACATCCGCCCGATCGCCCGGGCCGTCGACGAGCACTACAACCACCTGCGCAGCCTGCAGACCGACTTTACCGAGATCTATCGCGGAGACGGGGCGGAGCGGACCGAGACGGGAACCCTTTGGCTCAAAAAGCCCCGCAAGATGCGATGGGAATACCGTTCTCCCAAGGAGAAGCTGTTCGTAAGTGACGGGAAGGTCGTCTGGTTTTACCTTCCGGCAGAAAAACAGCTGCGGAAGACGGAGTTCAGAAAACTGGACGACTTGCGGTCCCCAATTGCATTTTTGCTTGGTAAAACCAAACTGGAGAATGAGTTAGCTGGACTTTCAAAGGTAGCAGATCAGGCTCCAATGAATCCAGACAATACTCTTCTCCGCGGTGTACCGAAAGCGATGGCGGAACGGATCAGCGAGGTCCTGCTGGAAGTGACACCGTCGAGCCAGTTGGCTCGAATCGTGTTCACCGAAGTCGATGGGGCATCGACCGAATTTCGCTTTGCGAGTCCGAAGGAGGACTTGGAGATTAGCGATCGCCAGTTCCTGTTCACCCCTCCTCCCGGGGTGGAAACTGTGGAAGGCGAATTGGGGCAGTAG